One Meleagris gallopavo isolate NT-WF06-2002-E0010 breed Aviagen turkey brand Nicholas breeding stock unplaced genomic scaffold, Turkey_5.1 ChrUn_random_7180001863194, whole genome shotgun sequence genomic window, GGGGGACACCCTGCAGACCCCACTGGGGTTGGGCAGGACCTGCTGACACGGCGCCCGCTTCGCTCACAGCTCCATCGGTGACCGATGTGGACCTGGAGGCCGCGGGGAGCAGACAGCCCACGGCCCAGAGGGACACCCATGAGGTGGGTGCTGCGACCACCGGGAccccccttccccatcccatcGACACCAACGAGGCCACTGGGGGACAATGATGGGGGTCCTGGCCACAGTGGGTGGGTGGGCAGCATCAGTGCAGCGGGTGACACGCGGTGACCGCAGGGGTACGTGGAGCTGCACGAGTTGGTGCTGGACAGCAagaaggagctgtgctggatgGAAGCCGGGCGCTGGCTGCATCTGGAGGAGAGCATGGAGCCGGGGGGGACCTGGAGTAGCCACCTCCCCCTGCTCACCTACAACGGGCTGCTGGAGCTGCGCCGTGCCTTCGCCAGAGGTGGGGAGCCCGCGTTGTGCGCCGGGGGATGCGGGCACGGCGATGTGCGGTGCCAAGGCGGTGCCAAAACGCGGTGCCAAAACGGCGGTGCCAAAACGCGGTGCCAAAAAGTGGTGCCATCCTGCAGGCATCGTGCTGCTGGACGTGGCGGCCACCTCGCTGGCAGCCATGGCCCACacactgctggagcagctcaTCTATGAGGGGCAGCTGAAGCCGCAGCACCGGGACGACGTCCTGCGGgcgctgctgctgcagcacaagtACGCACGGATCCCCGGTGGGGTGTTCCCCCCCCTCCTNNNNNNNNNNNNNNNNNNNNNNNNNNNNNNNNNNNNNNNNNNNNNNNNNNNNNNNNNNNNNNNNNNNNNNNNNNNNNNNNNNNNNNNNNNNNNNNNNNNNNNNNNNNNNNNNNNNNNNNNNNNNNNNNNNNNNNNNNNNNNNNNNNNNNNNNNNNNNNNNNNNNNNNNNNNNNNNNNNNNNNNNNNNNNNNNNNNNNNNNNNNNNNNNNNNNNNNNNNNNNNNNNNNNNNNNNNNNNNNNNNNNNNNNNNNNNNNNNNNNNNNNNNNNNNNNNNNNNNNNNNNNNNNNNNNNNNNNNNNNNNNNNNNNNNNNNNNNNNNNNNNNNNNNNNNNNNNNNNNNNNNNNNNNNNNNNNNNNNNNNNNNNNNNNNNNNNNNNNNNNNNNNNNNNNNNNNNNNNNNNNNNNNNNNNNNNNNNNNNNNNNNNNNNNNNNNNNNNNNNNNNNNNNNNNNNNNNNNNNNNNNNNNNNNNNNNNNNNNNNNNNNNNNNNNNNNNNNNNNNNNNNNNNNNNNNNNNNNNNNNNNNNNNNNNNNNNNNNNNNNNNNNNNNNNNNNNNNNNNNNNNNNNNNNNNNNNNNNNNNNNNNNNNNNNNNNNNNNNNNNNNNNNNNNNNNNNNNNNNNNNNNNNNNNNNNNNNNNNNNNNNNNNNNNNNNNNNNNNNNNNNNNNNNNNNNNNNNNNNNNNNNNNNNNNNNNNNNNNNNNNNNNNNNNNNNNNNNNNNNNNNNNNNNNNNNNNNNNNNNNNNNNNNNNNNNNNNNNNNNNNNNNNNNNNNNNNNNNNNNNNNNNNNNNNNNNNNNNNNNNNNNNNNNNNNNNNNNNNNNNNNNNNNNNNNNNNNNNNNNNNNNNNNNNNNNNNNNNNNNNNNNNNNNNNNNNNNNNNNNNNNNNNNNNNNNNNNNNNNNNNNNNNNNNNNNNNNNNNNNNNNNNNNNNNNNNNNNNNN contains:
- the LOC104915990 gene encoding band 3 anion transport protein-like, translating into GYVELHELVLDSKKELCWMEAGRWLHLEESMEPGGTWSSHLPLLTYNGLLELRRAFARGIVLLDVAATSLAAMAHTLLEQLIYEGQLKPQHRDDVLRALLLQHKYARIPGGIFKDHPLQWEYNVTNAVDPSVPKPNTALLSLVLMAGTFFLALFLRKFKNKRSGTERR